In Lycium ferocissimum isolate CSIRO_LF1 chromosome 11, AGI_CSIRO_Lferr_CH_V1, whole genome shotgun sequence, a single genomic region encodes these proteins:
- the LOC132036583 gene encoding G-type lectin S-receptor-like serine/threonine-protein kinase At4g27290 codes for MKALTRESFHLFLLLCLYSIQRCFGATDTITITRFLKDGDAHITSLGENFEMGFFSPGNSKLRFVGMWYKNISVRTVVWVANREAPLTNGTGVLKIIKPGLLVLLNGTDSVVWSTNTSTSVQNPISQLLDSGNLVVKQAGDVSFPWQSFDHPTDTLLLGMKMGWNFETGREVYLSSWKNEDDPAPGDFTYHCDPSGYPQNILKKGSDVVYRSGPWNGLRFSGAISSRDSHFYTFGIFSSKTEVYFGYNLTSSVITRLILNQNGALQRWTWGDHIHDWIPYLSIPTDNCDVYKLCGAYGSCNSQNSPVCGCLDKFVPKHYEDWQKADWSGGCVRRTQLNCLQGDVFLKYPHIKLPDTQNSWSNVTMTLEECKNICFRNCSCMAYSNLDIRNGGSGCLLWFDDLLDIRQLSKEGQDIYIRTAASELDSLEKSDGKRGKILFWIVPLSVGVILIILSLVICHRRRKKALKLKKKGKWGYSGNLKMDYNSGSCTEEFEIPLFDLSTITKATNNFSINRKIGEGGFGPVYKGILEHGQEVAIKRLSKTSKQGEDEFKNEVVCIAKLQHRNLVKILGCCTEGEEKMLIYEFLPNGSLDSFIFDDKQSRALDWPKRFHIINGIARGLVYLHQDSQLRIIHRDLKANNILLDSDMNPKISDFGIARSYEEVEDEAMTNRVMGTYGYLSPEYALYGLYSVKSDVFSFGTLVLEIVSGKSNRRFCPPGHNLDLLGHAWELYKEGRSIELLDKRLGDSCSTPHEVV; via the exons ATGAAGGCTTTAACAAGGGAAAGTTTTCATTTATTCTTGCTCCTGTGTTTGTATTCCATCCAAAGATGCTTTGGTGCTACAGATACCATAACTATAACCCGTTTTCTGAAAGATGGTGATGCCCATATTACTTCACTTGGTGAAAACTTTGAAATGGGGTTCTTCAGTCCGGGTAACTCTAAGCTTCGCTTTGTGGGTATGTGGTACAAGAACATCTCTGTCAGGACTGTGGTGTGGGTTGCCAACAGAGAAGCTCCTCTGACAAATGGAACAGGGGTCTTGAAAATAATCAAGCCAGGACTTCTTGTTCTTCTCAATGGCACTGACAGCGTTGTATGGTCAACTAATACCTCTACATCTGTGCAGAATCCCATTTCGCAGTTGCTGGATTCAGGGAATCTTGTTGTGAAACAAGCTGGTGATGTGAGTTTCCCCTGGCAGAGCTTTGATCACCCAACTGATACACTATTACTAGGAATGAAGATGGGTTGGAACTTTGAAACTGGCAGAGAGGTGTACTTGTCATCATGGAAGAACGAGGACGATCCAGCTCCCGGGGATTTTACATATCACTGTGATCCTTCTGGTTATCCACAGAACATCCTGAAGAAGGGCTCAGATGTTGTGTATCGCTCTGGACCGTGGAATGGTCTTCGTTTTAGTGGGGCAATAAGCTCAAGAGACAGTCATTTCTATACATTTGGAATTTTCTCAAGTAAGACAGAGGTGTACTTTGGATATAACCTCACATCTTCAGTTATCACAAGGTTGATACTAAATCAGAATGGTGCATTACAGCGCTGGACTTGGGGTGACCATATACATGACTGGATCCCTTACCTCTCAATACCCACAGATAACTGTGATGTTTACAAACTGTGTGGCGCATATGGTAGCTGCAATAGTCAAAATTCTCCTGTATGTGGATGCTTAGACAAATTTGTGCCAAAACATTATGAAGATTGGCAGAAAGCAGACTGGTCAGGTGGCTGTGTTCGGAGGACTCAATTAAACTGCCTCCAAGGAGATGTATTTTTGAAGTATCCACATATCAAATTGCCTGACACACAGAATTCCTGGTCCAATGTGACTATGACACTAGAAGAATGCAAGAATATATGCTTTAGAAAttgctcttgtatggcttacTCGAATCTTGACATACGCAATGGAGGAAGTGGATGCTTATTGTGGTTCGATGATCTGCTTGACATCCGACAGCTATCCAAAGAAGGGCAAGATATCTATATAAGAACAGCTGCCTCTGAATTAG ATAGTCTGGAGAAATCAGATGGAAAGAGAGGGAAAATACTCTTCTGGATTGTGCCACTATCAGTTGGTGTGATTCTGATAATCCTTAGCTTGGTGATTTGCCACAGAAGAAGGAAGAAAGCTTTAAAGCTcaaaaagaaag GAAAATGGGGATACAGCGGCAATCTCAAGATGGATTATAACAGTGGTAGTTGCACTGAAGAATTTGAGATACCACTGTTTGACTTATCCACCATAACTAAGGCTACCAATAACTTTTCAATTAATAGAAAGATTGGAGAGGGGGGATTTGGTCCTGTTTACAAG GGAATACTTGAACACGGACAGGAAGTAGCTATCAAGCGGCTGTCTAAAACTTCGAAGCAAGGAGAGGACGAGTTCAAGAATGAAGTGGTATGTATTGCCAAACTTCAGCATAGAAATCTTGTGAAGATTCTTGGATGCTGTACTGAAGGGGAAGAAAAAATGTTGATCTATGAGTTCTTGCCAAACGGAAGTCTTGATTCATTCATATTTG ATGACAAACAAAGCCGTGCATTAGACTGGCCTAAGCGCTTTCACATCATCAATGGGATTGCTCGTGGACTTGTGTATCTGCATCAAGATTCTCAATTGAGGATAATTCATAGAGACCTGAAAGCTAATAACATCTTGCTAGACAGTGACATGAATCCAAAGATATCAGACTTCGGTATAGCAAGAAGTTATGAAGAGGTGGAGGATGAAGCCATGACAAACCGAGTTATGGGAACATA TGGGTACCTCTCACCAGAATATGCGTTGTACGGGCTATACTCAGTAAAATCAGATGTCTTTAGTTTTGGTACCTTAGTACTGGAAATTGTGAGTGGGAAAAGCAACAGAAGATTCTGTCCTCCAGGCCATAACCTTGATTTACTTGGACAT GCATGGGAACTCTACAAAGAAGGAAGGTCAATAGAACTACTTGACAAACGCCTAGGTGATTCGTGTTCTACACCTCATGAAGTGGTATGA
- the LOC132038287 gene encoding G-type lectin S-receptor-like serine/threonine-protein kinase SD1-1: protein MEQSNGKHGKALMWVLASPYKEKGFRAQKGRLAHSRNYKMDFNTGNCAEEFEIPLYDLSTISKAANNFSIDRNIGEWGFGPVYKGILEGQEVAVKRLSRTSTQGETEFKNEVVYIAKLQYRNLVRILGCCIEGEEKMLIYEYLPNGSLDSFIFDDTQSKVLDWTRRFHIINGIARGLMYLHQDSQLRIIHRDLKANNFLLDKDMNPKISDFGLANICEEGNLGAMTNRVVGTYGYLSPEYALHGLFSVKSDVFSFAIIVLEIVSGKSKLEIVSGKSNRRFSHPDHYLNLLGHV from the exons ATGGAGCAATCGAATGGAAAGCATGGAAAAGCACTTATGTGGGTTCTGGCATCACCA TATAAGGAAAAGGGCTTTAGAGCTCAGAAAG GACGGTTGGCACACAGTCGCAACTACAAGATGGATTTCAACACTGGTAATTGTGCTGAAGAATTTGAAATACCATTGTATGACCTATCTACCATATCAAAGGCTGCCAATAACTTTTCAATAGACAGAAATATTGGAGAGTGGGGCTTTGGACCTGTTTACAAG GGCATACTTGAAGGACAGGAAGTAGCTGTGAAGCGTCTGTCTAGAACTTCCACACAAGGAGAAACTGAGTTCAAGAATGAAGTGGTATATATTGCCAAACTTCAGTATAGGAATCTGGTGAGAATTCTTGGCTGCTGCATTGAAGGGGAAGAAAAAATGTTGATCTATGAGTACTTGCCAAATGGTAGTCTTGATTCATTTATATTTG ATGACACACAAAGCAAGGTATTAGACTGGACCAGGCGATTTCACATTATCAATGGTATAGCGCGGGGACTTATGTATCTGCATCAAGATTCTCAGTTGAGAATAATACACAGAGACCTGAAAGCTAACAATTTTCTGCTAGACAAGGACATGAATCCAAAGATATCAGACTTCGGCTTGGCAAACATATGTGAAGAGGGTAACCTTGGAGCCATGACAAACCGAGTTGTTGGAACATA CGGGTACCTCTCACCGGAATATGCATTGCACGGGCTATTCTCAGTAAAATCGGATGTATTTAGTTTTGCTATCATAGTACTGGAAATTGTGAGTGGGAAAAGCAAACTGGAAATTGTGAGTGGGAAAAGCAACAGAAGATTCTCTCATCCAGATCATTACCTTAACCTACTCGGACATGTATGA